One Gemmatimonadota bacterium genomic region harbors:
- a CDS encoding YceI family protein, with translation MTTWNIDPTHSSVGFSVKHLMISTVRGRFSDYTATLNLDDATPANSALEVSISTASVDTRTEQRDNHLRSPDFFDVANHPALTFKSTKIQGDVNGTFTVLGDLTIRGTTRPVTLNASFEGAGKDPWGNERKAFTAMGKINREEFGLTWNQALEAGGLLVSSDVKLELEVQFVRAAQSEQAA, from the coding sequence ATGACCACCTGGAACATCGACCCGACCCACTCGTCCGTCGGCTTTTCTGTCAAGCACCTCATGATCTCAACTGTCCGCGGACGCTTCTCCGACTACACGGCCACCCTCAATCTGGACGATGCGACCCCGGCAAACTCGGCGCTCGAGGTCTCCATCAGCACGGCGTCGGTGGACACCCGGACGGAGCAACGGGACAACCATCTCCGTTCCCCGGACTTCTTCGACGTCGCCAACCATCCCGCGCTGACATTCAAGAGTACGAAAATCCAGGGCGATGTGAACGGCACCTTCACCGTCCTCGGTGACCTGACCATCCGCGGCACGACGCGCCCGGTAACGCTGAACGCGTCCTTCGAGGGCGCCGGCAAGGACCCGTGGGGCAACGAGCGCAAGGCGTTCACCGCCATGGGCAAGATCAACCGCGAGGAGTTCGGCCTCACCTGGAACCAGGCGCTGGAAGCCGGTGGCCTCCTGGTGTCCAGCGACGTCAAGCTCGAGTTGGAGGTGCAATTCGTGCGCGCCGCGCAGAGTGAGCAGGCCGCTTGA
- a CDS encoding ABC transporter substrate-binding protein has product MRNVLGIGCSSAVLAALVACGGGGEAAVQVPGVSGDTIYVGALVPLSDAVAVIGKPVLAGLNTYFEALNAAGGIGGKYKVKVLAEDITYANPSSGSQKYQKIKDQVTMFASIIGTDQINGVLPLLAEDSILALPTTFDAEWVRNPNLLPWGVPYQLQAINGVGYAVTDGGYAGKPVCTMTLATGYGEAVVEGIDHLAKEMSFTVAAKATFKQDDQDFVAPVTQLKNANCAVVMMASLPSVTGKVLGAAAQLGYAPRWVLTSPSYHHALAGSPLKDYLAKTTWVSWDGAMYADTTTPAMRAFAAAQQKYAPDQTPDLFYVAGYVMGYPVRATLEKAVASGNLGRSGIMAGAAAVPTLNTDGILSEWTYGAAAQRNPPRSGTIFKIDPGVPLSLGIEKQGVSVPAAASFTFK; this is encoded by the coding sequence ATGCGAAACGTGCTTGGTATCGGTTGTTCGTCAGCGGTGCTTGCGGCCCTGGTGGCGTGTGGCGGCGGCGGTGAGGCGGCCGTCCAGGTGCCGGGCGTTTCCGGTGACACGATCTACGTCGGTGCGCTGGTGCCGCTCAGCGACGCCGTGGCGGTGATCGGTAAGCCGGTCCTGGCCGGTCTCAACACCTATTTCGAGGCGCTGAATGCGGCTGGCGGAATCGGCGGGAAGTACAAGGTGAAGGTGTTGGCCGAGGACATCACCTATGCCAATCCTTCCTCCGGCTCGCAGAAGTACCAGAAGATCAAGGATCAGGTGACGATGTTCGCGTCGATCATTGGCACCGACCAGATCAACGGTGTGCTTCCGCTCCTGGCTGAGGACTCGATCCTCGCCCTTCCCACGACCTTCGACGCGGAGTGGGTGCGCAATCCCAATCTGCTGCCTTGGGGGGTGCCGTATCAATTGCAGGCGATCAATGGTGTCGGTTACGCCGTGACCGATGGCGGATACGCCGGCAAGCCCGTGTGCACCATGACCCTGGCGACCGGATACGGGGAGGCGGTGGTCGAAGGGATCGATCACCTGGCGAAGGAGATGAGCTTCACGGTCGCGGCCAAGGCCACCTTCAAGCAGGACGACCAGGACTTCGTCGCTCCTGTCACGCAGCTCAAGAACGCCAACTGCGCCGTGGTCATGATGGCGTCACTGCCGAGCGTGACGGGCAAGGTGCTCGGGGCGGCCGCCCAACTGGGGTATGCGCCTCGGTGGGTCCTCACCTCACCCTCGTATCACCACGCCCTGGCCGGGTCGCCGCTGAAGGACTACCTCGCGAAAACGACGTGGGTCTCGTGGGACGGCGCGATGTATGCGGACACCACGACGCCGGCGATGCGTGCCTTCGCTGCGGCACAACAGAAGTATGCGCCCGACCAGACGCCCGACCTGTTCTACGTGGCCGGTTATGTGATGGGTTATCCGGTGCGTGCCACCCTCGAGAAGGCAGTCGCCTCGGGGAACCTGGGCCGGTCCGGGATCATGGCGGGGGCCGCCGCCGTCCCGACGCTCAACACCGACGGCATCCTCTCGGAATGGACGTATGGTGCTGCGGCACAGCGCAACCCGCCTCGCAGCGGCACCATCTTCAAGATCGACCCGGGCGTACCGCTTTCCCTCGGGATCGAGAAGCAGGGGGTCTCCGTCCCGGCTGCGGCCTCGTTCACCTTCAAGTAG
- a CDS encoding sodium:solute symporter, protein MHWLNWVIVVAYLTYVVWDGLRRTRGTTELEGYFLANRSLPWWAVGLSVMATQLSAVTMIGTTGQGATDGMRFVQFYLGLPLAMVILGVTLVPFLHRARVYTAYEYLETRFDAKTRSLTSLLFLVSRGMSCGAIISAPAIVFSAIFGWPISWSVAMIGVPTVIYTMLGGVQAVTWADVKQMFLIVGALTAIVVVLLLRIPVPADEALAIAGAAGRMKTFDFTFTLNETYTFWSGIIGGTFLMLSYFGTDQSQVQRYLTAKSVDEARSSLLMSAYWKIPLQALVLLIGILVFVFYLFQPQPTLFNPAHARVVQEREPVMWADVNQRFQAATGIRAGAARDLAAGRTPLTTESFRAADAQVTKIRTEALDMAARVTGQPSRDVNYIIPHFVLNELPLGLAGVFIAAVMAAAMSSIAAELNSLSTATVIDFYRRWVRPEATDAHFLGVSKLATGVWGVFACIVATYAASLGSLIEVVNRFGSFFYGSILGVFLLAMMPRATARGAFVGLLAGMATVAAVSFGAPQVSFLWHNVVGAVTVVIVGFILAGERAAHASGR, encoded by the coding sequence ATGCATTGGCTGAACTGGGTCATCGTCGTCGCCTATCTGACGTACGTCGTCTGGGACGGGCTGCGGCGCACGCGTGGGACGACGGAGCTGGAAGGGTACTTCCTCGCCAACCGCAGCCTGCCCTGGTGGGCCGTCGGTCTCTCCGTCATGGCGACCCAGTTGTCCGCCGTCACGATGATCGGGACCACCGGACAGGGCGCGACCGACGGGATGCGGTTCGTTCAGTTCTATCTCGGATTGCCGCTGGCCATGGTCATCCTCGGTGTGACCCTCGTGCCCTTCCTCCACCGCGCGAGGGTCTACACGGCCTACGAGTACCTCGAGACGCGGTTTGACGCGAAGACCCGCTCCCTCACCAGCCTGCTCTTCCTGGTGTCGCGAGGCATGTCGTGCGGCGCCATCATCTCGGCGCCAGCCATCGTCTTCTCGGCCATCTTCGGGTGGCCGATCTCCTGGTCGGTAGCCATGATCGGCGTCCCCACGGTCATCTATACGATGTTGGGCGGGGTGCAGGCGGTGACCTGGGCCGACGTCAAGCAGATGTTCCTCATCGTGGGAGCCCTGACCGCCATTGTGGTGGTGCTCTTGTTGCGGATCCCGGTGCCGGCCGACGAAGCGCTGGCTATCGCGGGTGCGGCCGGCCGCATGAAGACCTTCGACTTCACCTTCACGCTCAACGAGACCTACACGTTCTGGTCCGGGATCATCGGCGGCACCTTCCTGATGCTGTCGTACTTCGGCACCGACCAGAGCCAGGTCCAGCGGTACCTCACGGCAAAGTCGGTGGACGAGGCCCGCAGCTCGCTCCTGATGAGCGCGTACTGGAAGATCCCGCTGCAGGCGTTGGTCCTGCTCATCGGGATCCTGGTCTTCGTCTTCTACCTGTTCCAGCCGCAGCCCACGCTGTTCAACCCGGCCCATGCGCGCGTCGTGCAGGAGCGCGAACCGGTGATGTGGGCCGACGTCAACCAGCGGTTCCAGGCAGCGACCGGGATCCGCGCTGGGGCTGCCCGGGATCTCGCGGCCGGCCGGACACCGTTGACGACGGAGAGCTTTCGGGCCGCCGATGCCCAGGTCACCAAGATCCGCACCGAGGCGCTGGACATGGCCGCACGGGTGACCGGACAGCCGTCGCGGGACGTGAACTACATCATCCCGCATTTCGTCCTGAACGAACTCCCCTTGGGGCTGGCCGGCGTCTTCATCGCCGCCGTGATGGCAGCCGCCATGTCGAGCATCGCGGCTGAGCTGAATTCGCTCTCAACCGCCACGGTGATCGACTTCTACCGGCGCTGGGTCCGCCCGGAGGCGACCGATGCGCACTTCCTCGGCGTGTCGAAGCTGGCGACCGGGGTATGGGGCGTTTTCGCCTGTATCGTGGCGACCTACGCTGCCTCGTTGGGCTCCCTGATTGAGGTCGTCAATCGGTTCGGATCGTTCTTCTACGGCTCGATCCTGGGGGTCTTCCTGCTCGCGATGATGCCCCGAGCGACGGCGCGAGGCGCATTTGTTGGACTACTCGCAGGAATGGCCACAGTTGCTGCCGTGTCGTTCGGTGCGCCCCAAGTGTCCTTCTTGTGGCATAATGTTGTCGGGGCGGTGACAGTGGTGATTGTCGGCTTTATCCTCGCCGGCGAGCGCGCCGCTCACGCAAGCGGGCGCTGA